Within Salarias fasciatus chromosome 15, fSalaFa1.1, whole genome shotgun sequence, the genomic segment AAGCTGACGGGTACCTTCAATCAAATAACCTGATGTGGGAGCTGCACATGAGCCCACAGACgttaaaataaagtgaaaagagGAGTTCTACCTGCTGGTGGAGCTCGATGATCTCAGCATCTCCTCCGTTACGGGTCATGGGCGGGTTCCTGCGGGTTGCGATCTGCCTCTGCGGGGTGGGAACACTCTTCGGGGCTGTTGGTGACGTTCTCATGGGggcttaaaaaataaaacacaactcgTGTTTATACATACACACGCACGCCTGTTTTTAACCGTTAAGCATGGAAGCGGGAtgtctttaaaaatgtgagaaCTTCCAAACAACAGATGTCAAGTGGACTTCAAAAATTAGTTGAAATTTGgaactgcacacaaaaaaacaatcagaacaCAGTAATAACTCTGAGCAGAtcaaagcaggaagtgacttGCAGTATTAATGgaggcaggaaaacacactcatgctcaacagggggggggggtgttaccTGGGTGAGAGGGTCTTTTAGGTTTGTGATGAATGGATTCACCTGAGTTAGAGGTGGGGATGTAGTCGTATGAGGAAGCGTGAGCAACGGCATGATGAGACAGACGTTGTCTGTGTGAACCCAAGTGATGTACGAGTGCTGTACCTAGTTGAGGCGGAGGAGGCGTTCCTTCCTGGCCTTGCCGTGACAGCAGGGGGTCGTACTCTTTCCCATCGTAGTTAGCGTCGAAAAACTTCTTAAACCACTGAAGGAACTCAAAGTTGTCTTGGAACTTCCCCTTTACCAACTTCTCCACAGGGATGatctgaaaggaaaaaggagaCGTGACGGACAGAGAAATTAGCTCTGGTATCTTATTTAGTTTATCTTATTTACaatgttcatttttcttttctttctaagAACTTTCACACCTTGTAGtattattgatatttttcattcatgtataAAAGCTCTGCTAGTTATTGCATCACTGTATTATTTTCATGTACCAAGTAAAAacttgagttaaaaaaaaagagagaaatttgCAGTAGCCTCTGAATCTGAGATTCAAGCTTGCAGTTAATAAATGAATTTAGAAAATCAAAGCAAGTTTGGAAATAACATGATGATTAGCTGGTCTGTTATTGGCTCAATATTCTAACACTTCTCATACCTTCTCTTACTGAAggtaaacacaaacagaggagtattttgaaaaacagttcaaaacacTTGTACTTTCTATAATaacaacatgatttttttttcccaccggTAGTGGATTCCAGGAGTGTGCCATATCAGATTGTTTGAGATTGTCTTTACATTTGATCAAAATAATATTGTCCTGACAACAAGATGCCAGTTTTGTCAATaagatataatttaaatactgACTTAAATATGTTACGTTTTATGTGTACAGTGGCAAGAAATGTGGCTAAAAGGGTCCAAATTTGTCcaaaatgtgaatgaaatctGAGCTTGACTAATGATTTAGGACTACAATTTTTAATCTTATAGTGCTTGTGGTTATCAGTGTGTCTGTCATAGAGCGCTGCTCTTGTCTGAGAATGtaaaaagaagtgtgtgtgagtgtgtgtctgtttaagCATTAGCAGATTCTTTAGCACTGTCTTGTCTGTTTCATTTGTAATTTATGGCTTTGGGTGGTGTTTGGTGTTCGAGGACAGTTGTGAGCACACAATGACTCATTTCCTAACAGTGGATTTAGGTCACGGCTAGAGTCTCAAAAAAGGAAGGAATTAGATATTAACAGCCAAATATAGAGCAGTACGTCTCAGATGGTCCCTCTGGGGGGTCGCCACAGCGGATGAGACCCCCATGTTTGATTAGGCTCAAGTTTTACACCAGATGCCCTCCGTGACACAATCTGAGCAGCTGTGGGTTAAAAACTTGCTCAGGGGCCCGCAGAGAGAACCTGTCGACTGAGGAATTTGAACCCACAAACCACATGTCCCTGATCTACAATCCAAAGAAAATTCTTTGAATCAGAAAAACAATTAATCTTTCTCACTGATCTGTAAAACTTTTACTGTTTTAAAACAGAACTCAAGGACAGAAATTACGAATGATGAGCGAAAtattgagcgtgtgtgtgtacacactcaCCTTGTCTACACTCATTCTCTTGAATGCAGCCTGTAAGACCTTGAAATTGTGGATGTATTCATGCTCCAGTTTTGCATTGAACTTTACTTTCTTCAACAGTATGCACCCTGGAAACAGCATATCCATGAACTGGCAGTAAGCAGCAccttgaagaaagaaaaatcaccacagattaaaaacatataaaacatttttgcatttatttggaGACCCTGCATCAAGCAAGCTCAGTGGTTGCGTACCTGTACAAAGCTGCTCGATCTTGGTGTATGTGAGCTGTAGAGAGTCGTTGACCCACGCCAACATGTCATGACGACTCAGGTTCTCATTGGTCATCGAGGTGGAGTAGACATTCACCGCCATCCTCCTATTTTACACAACATACGGTTTGCAGTAACTGAATGAGATACTTTGAATTTATTACAGTGAATATCTTGTAATGGAGTAATAATAACAACAGTAATAATGCGAATACTTTAGGGAAGGTGAGCTAGAGAGAGGTTTAGTCACTCACCTGTGCTGGGTGTACGCTGGCGTGTACTGTTGAGAACTGTGTTGTGCTTGACCTCCTTATGAAAAAGATCTGGAGACAGAAATCAATAAAATCTTGTTATCATTCATACTGCACTGAAAAGATAATCATGGATTAATAGCACAAAACCATAAAGCCTTTCATCAGTCACAACCCTTAAATCACACCATCAAAGGAGCAAAGTTCAAAAGATATTTagtctgaataaataaataatgatttaaagtaacactaaggaactttcagtttccgttgattttggcggcgccagtggacaaaagcggtagtgttttgcctaaaggaatactacagttcccatgaggactagtgcgtgacttcgtaaaatgctgctcccggtggcatgctgtcagactgaactcgcctacatttgtttccagtggctgtgtgaaggacggatagcgacgaggtaatgaatctaatggtggctaaacaatattatatcataatgtgacgcatgccgtgtgctgggttcctaccaccctcctcacagtttcttagtccaagtaaaagcaatactgacgccctcagcccgtgacagaggggtcattcaacccgttgtaagtcgatgtgtcatcacaaaagatattaaaatgttttattaaggttgaaaagttccttagtgtcgctttaattaTTGAAATTGTTGACAATTTGCTTTGTGTTATTTAACCCATCAGctgattttcattgtttcattggGGCAGTTTTATTCAAGAGTGCCTCCGCAAGGCCACAAAGCGTCATGTCACAGGAAAACTAGCAGCCGGTCACTAGTTCACTCAGGCGGTCACTAATCTGTGCCTCAATAATCCCATTAGTCCAGGTTCAACATGCTGTAACTCATCACAGATCAGTTGTAGGTGTGTCGGACAGGCATGAAGCCTAATGTAGCAAAGAGCGAGACAAGGAAAGGCCCAACAATGATGCAGCATTTCCTGTGAACCAATGGCCTCTAAAGTAAACAAAGTACAGGACGCTGTGCTCAGCAATCACTTCCTGCCTGCACAGCTTCAGAGGCCTGAAAACCTGGCAGATAATCACTGAAATATTTAAGACTCCTCTGTGAATTACAAATGCGCAACTAGTATGCTGATTTAATTTTGATTGATAAATGTCTGCAAAACTCAGCTGTACAAATTCCAGCAACATTTCAGTAGTTTAGTGCATCAATCAAAAGTGACAATTCAGTGTTTTGATCATTTCCCATTATTTGTGACATAAATCGGTAATGAAAGTAGACTTGTGGTCATTATTTCAGGAGGAAATGCTGTACAGACAACTGACTTTAAGGACAGTCAGTGATTTTGTGATAAGCTGCATAACTGAACCTAAACTTCCCTAATTTAAAAAGCCTCCTCGTGTTTATTTTACAACAGTCACTCCAGATCATAAAACAACCATCAAATGTGTTAATTCTCTGCATCTCAACATTCTCGGCCAATCGAATGGAGCCCTACTGCCCCAGATCGTGTTGACGACAGATTGCTCTTCACTTCATTACTCCTTCGTTACATTGTACCTGCTGGCAGcaggtcagagttcaggagacaaaaagaaaggaaaaatgactgaaaacaaaccagGCAAAACTGTTTCAAGTTACAATTTGAccgaagaaaaaaatacaaatccctaagctaaaaaaaaaaaaaaatcaatcattttGCCACTCTCAGTGTCTTTAAATGCGGGCTGTATCATTTCCATCAATTCTTATATCTCATGATTATTTTTGTTCCAGAGCATCCGCTATCAAGCACAGCACCTCTGTGGTTTCAGCTTAATATATAACACTTACAATAACTATTAAGAAATTGTCACAACTCAGATTATGTCACATCACATCTTTGTGTGAACTGGTCGTCGTTTTAACTGCTTGTCTCTTTTTAACAGATGAATACAGAGTGAGCAGTTGAGCATGTTGTTATTCAGCTATTAGTAACAGCTGTTAcgtgtaaaaacaaaatttatgaaaaaaaaaggctctatACACACACCAAGAAATGTTTCTCAAAAAGAATGATCAGCATTTAATATGGTTATTATAAATCAGCAGAT encodes:
- the LOC115401770 gene encoding microtubule-associated protein RP/EB family member 3-like isoform X2, giving the protein MAVNVYSTSMTNENLSRHDMLAWVNDSLQLTYTKIEQLCTGAAYCQFMDMLFPGCILLKKVKFNAKLEHEYIHNFKVLQAAFKRMSVDKIIPVEKLVKGKFQDNFEFLQWFKKFFDANYDGKEYDPLLSRQGQEGTPPPPQLAPMRTSPTAPKSVPTPQRQIATRRNPPMTRNGGDAEIIELHQQVLDMKLTIDGLEKERDFYFGKLRDIELICQENENDNNPVLSKIIDILYATEEGFAPPEDDDIDEGARGDSEEF
- the LOC115401770 gene encoding microtubule-associated protein RP/EB family member 3-like isoform X1; protein product: MAVNVYSTSMTNENLSRHDMLAWVNDSLQLTYTKIEQLCTGAAYCQFMDMLFPGCILLKKVKFNAKLEHEYIHNFKVLQAAFKRMSVDKIIPVEKLVKGKFQDNFEFLQWFKKFFDANYDGKEYDPLLSRQGQEGTPPPPQLGESIHHKPKRPSHPAPMRTSPTAPKSVPTPQRQIATRRNPPMTRNGGDAEIIELHQQVLDMKLTIDGLEKERDFYFGKLRDIELICQENENDNNPVLSKIIDILYATEEGFAPPEDDDIDEGARGDSEEF